Part of the Aquila chrysaetos chrysaetos chromosome Z, bAquChr1.4, whole genome shotgun sequence genome is shown below.
AGTTCTATAAAAGCACTTGGCATACTACATTTATTTTACCAGGAACATGACTGACTGTGGAAAATGAGATATTGAGAAGCAATTTCTCAGATCAAGACCAAATGATCTTATGagaataaagtatttttgcattaagagggactaaataaaacaaaggtcAATTTAAATGCTAAGTTCAAATTTAATGATTAAAATGTCTGAAGCTAAAGGTTAAGCTAGTTTTCCTTTGTTAATGGTAAGACTTTTAGATCTAAAATTCTAGTTCAATGCAAACACTGTTTTCTAAAGGTGCACATGCCTCAATGGTATTAAACTTTACTTTCATGTAATAAGactatttcaaatgcaaattattaatgaaatattatttctctaatgtatttttcaatactgattttaaagttttcttcataagagacaagaaaaaatattatgtaatacatttttttttcttgccactatttttttaatagttagGTATTTGCCCAAATTATGTGTGTGCATTTACTAGTTTGAATTTATATGATAGatcaaaaaggcattttaaaattccaagtgtgtgtgtgtatgtaaacatatatattttttataggATGCAAAACCAGTAATTGAATCTTTAATAGCTTTAATGGATAGTGCTGTTATTTTAAGACAACAGAAAGTACTGCAGCTTCTCTAACTCAgcttatgttatttttaatccatGAAGGACCCAAATATATAGCATTTCTAAGTCACACGCCACAGCTGTTTTTAGAGGAGATGCTTTAATGTGGAAGAACAAGATACTTTCTAGTGCTGCTCATCAACATGCCTGGTGTCCTGCAGTGTTAAGTGTTCAAGGTTTAGGCTGGTCAGTGATATCATGGAAAGTTCTGTGACAACATTACTGTAGGATcaaaactcaaatatttttttattgatttttcctTGGATCatattgtgtttgttttggaagcAAATCTGCTACCTAGGTATCATAAAGCTTAGAGTATCAGTTGTTTCAGTGTTGAGGTGTCTTTGTATTACAGCAGGTTTAATGAACCAAATGCTAGTCTAAGCTTTTTATCAAAAGCTACTTTTGCGTGTCCTGAACCAGCAATTCCTAAACAGTAATCAAATTCTCTATTTATTCCAGGTTTTTAAGAAGATTCTCATTGCCTCTGCCAAGAAAATTGGTTCTAGACTTCTGTCTgagaatatgaaagaaaaggaagaatgtgCGTGGAtttaaaatcactgtatttATCAAGTTGTGGAGTGAGAAATACTGGGGAAATAGCTTGCTCTGTTGCTCATTGTAGATCTACTACAAATTGTTTCTgatgcagctgagaaaaatgcagaCCCTTAAAAAGGAACATGGACCTGTTGACACAAGTAGCAATGTGGACAAAATCATGGTACTTAAGTCTACCTTAGCTGAAGTGTCTGAAGAATTGTCTACAAATGAAGATATATTACTTACTGAAGCAAGTAGCGGAAAAAGCAAATCTTCAGCTTGCCGGAGAAAGCGAGAATTCAttccagatgaaaagaaagatgctaTGTATTGGGAGAAAAGGCGGAAAAATAACGAAGCTGCCAAAAGATCTCGTGAAAAACGACGACTGAACGACCTTGTCTTAGAGAACAAACTAATTGCACTGGGAGAGGAGAATGCCACTTTGAAGGCGGAGCTGCTTTCGTTGAAGCTAAAGTTTGGTTTAATTAGTTCTGCAGCCTATGCCCAAGAGATACAGAAACTCAGTAGCTCAACAACTGTGTATTTCCAAGACTACCAGAGTTCCAAATCAAATATTAGCTCATTTGTAGATGAACATGAACCATCTATAGTTGGTAGCAGTTGTATTTCTGTCATCAAACATTCTCCTCAAAGCTCAATGTCCGATGTGTCTGAAATATCATCCGTAGAGCATACTCAACCAAGTCGTATACAAAGCAACTGCAGAAGtcctgaaaataaattccagaTTATAAAACAGGAGCCCATGGAATTAGAGAGAGAGCCAAGAGATGATAGAGGTTCATATAAGGCATCCATATATCCAAGCTACATGGGAGCTACCTTTAACGTGTACTCAcattctcctcctctcctgcaaGTTAATAGGTCCTCCAGTAATTCCCCCAGAACGTCAGAAACTGATGATGGTGTAGTTGGAAAGTCATCTGATGGAGAAGATGAACAGCAGGTTCCTAAGGGTCCAATCCATTCCCCAGTTGAACATAAAAATGTTCATGCAACAGTTAAAGTTCCAGAAGTGAATTCTTCAGCTTTGCCTCACAAGCTTCGAATTAAAGCCAAAGCCATGCAAGTTAAAGTGGAAGCAATGGATAATGACTATGATGCAACACAGAAATTGTCATCACCCATTGACATGTCctcaaaaagacattttgagcTTGAAAAACATGGTGCACAAAACTTGGTGCATTCTTCTCACACTCCTTTCTCGGTTCAAGTGACTAACATCCAAGACTGGTCACTTAAACCAGAACTCTGGCATCAGAAGGAACTCAATGTAAAAATTCAGAGTGGTTGCAAAACTGGAGTTGttgaaataaaagacaatatCTACAATGTCTCTGAGTCAGAGAACCTGTATTTGAAGCAGGGCATAGCAAACTTATCTGCAGAGGTTGCTTCACTTAAAAGACTTATAACTACACAACAAATCTCTGCTTCAGACTCTGGTTAAGTTACTACTGAATAAAGGCTTACTGTTTTAAAGGATGTCATTTGCAGTAGATCAATATGTTTTGTATTATGCTGAATTTTCACTGGACTTGTGATGTCATTTCACTGTAACGTTCACATAATGTCTGATTGGTGTCTTTTTGTGCACAAATTATTATGAAGACTAGGTTGTGTTATGATCACTATGCCTTGTGTATAGTCAAGTAGCCTGTACAAAGGCTGTATATAGtgaacttaattttctttctgttcttctacTATAAAGCCTGCAAGTTACCAGTTACAATAAAATATTGGTGACAAACACAGAACACCTACTCCAGTTCAGTTGATTTTATGAACTTGTAAATAGgttgttaattaaaaaatggctttttcttaCACTGTGCTCAACTTCACTtacatgtttggtttttacaGCCTAACAACCAAATTACAATTTACAACATCTGTAATCCTTCTGGCCACCTTTTTCCTTAACATGTTTTTTAGAAGAGAATAGAAATAAAGTGAGTATTTATAAATGAAACAGTACCAATTTATAGCCTTAGCCTTCTTTAACTTATTTATTAGGAGAAGTcaaccaaaacccacacaaatTCTAACCCAGTAACTATCTAATATCAAcaaccttttttctccttttatctcAGATGAGACAGTAATGAGTTTCCTGAATGGTTTATTGTGATGAACCGTATTTTCACTTGGTGTTTAGATGAAATTAGTTAAGTTGGATTTGTGCATCTGCAAAGTTTTCAGAGCCTTGCAGTGAGAGAATTGGGCAGCACCATCTTTGCCAAGCGGTGGCTTGTGCGTGCAAGGGGTGCAGGCATGGAAAGAAGCATGCACGAAGGCTGCATAAAAGAGTCTGTACCTCCTGCACACCATGGTTCTTTCCATGCAGACCGTGGGCCACCTGTAGATGAAGGATAAGGCTACTGGATCTGTAAACTCTGAGCTCAACTAGGCAAATATCTACGTAAGGGGCAGGCAATAGTAGTAGCAGAGTTAGAGGAGATCATCTGCTGTTTTAGTTCCCAGTGTGGGACATAATACAATTGTAAGTATGAAGTAAGTCTTACCACCAATTTGGCCTTGGTTTCAATGGCTTAGTCAACTGAACTGGAATACCCTGGCTCACTACAGGGCATTTTGCAAGAACTTCTTAAATGTAAAATAGAGACTATGTAAAGAACTGCACAATCCAGATACTGCTAGCCCCTTACAATTTATGCAGATGATAAGTTCTTCAGTTGATGACTGGACAGGGCCGTGGTGCTCCTTGTCTTTGAGAAGAGCCATTGAACCACAGAGACTAGAATTGGATCACATATCCTTGGTTTGGCTTACGAAagtctgtcattttaaaattaaaaataatttataaatagaGCATAGACTTGGCAGAGGTTCTTTTCTCGATACTTTCCCCTTCTTTTAACGTACTAACATACTAATAAATCAGACTAACAAATAAGCTTTTCCTCAAAAGGCTTTTTATTAATTGCCATACTGTATAATGAATGGAACCGTTCCATAGACTTAAAATACTAGTTAAGAAAACAATATGTAggtattgttttttaaattcatactTGACTTGAGTGAAAGAAAGTTTGTCAATTTTTTGGGGATATGAAGAGGAGTCTGAGTTACTCCTGATAGCTCTGAAGCTTGGTCCAGCAGTCAAGGCAATGGCAGAACTCCCTGATGTCAGCAAGGCCAGGATTCACTTCTGTACCTTTTCAGGAGCTGATGATTCACAGCCATGTTCTGGGAGGACCTTGGCACAGAAATCACTGGTACTTTCTGAGCTTTTTTGAGCCTTCTAACTGCTGTGCTGTATTTGTGGCATTCAGAGTTAATAAActgttattcttttttcatgCCTTAATAATACAATAGACCCCATAGCTGGGCTCTGTATGTATTTGGTAATTAATATAGATGACATTTCaatgttactgaaaataagCTCAGGATTATtgcatgaaatgtaaaaatttgcATTGAATGATGGGGATATGAGACATGAGGCAGTGATTGCTACTGTCTCTTTGCTTGCTAAGTATCTTCTGTAAGCAAcaataaaattctttaaatattttgcatattatttATCACATGTAATGTGTTCAAGGAGAGGACTTAAAACTCTCAGTGTTGCCATCTGTGTAAGCCTAGAtctattgggttttttttccatttcttgttaCAGTTGTTTGTCATAATGGAAGAATGTTGTCCTCTTTCTAGCTCATTATATATTTTGTGTATCTGTTTTGTGCAATTAATACTTAACAGTAATGATGTAGTTAATTTGTTGAAGGATGTCATTGCAAGAAAGTTATAGCATGGAGCTTAGGAGCACAATCAGATGTTATTTATACTCCCTTTATACCTTAGTGTTATGCttcatttgaagaaagaaataaataatttgtcttttgttCAAAACCAGATGTAACTACAACATGGTTTTCTATTACGTTCATCGTCCCACTCCAACACAGAGGTGTTAGCTGCAGTTGATGGCAGATCTTACTGTGCTGACGTTGCTATTTCTGCAGCTAATATTTGGAGTATCTTCCACAGAGGTTCTACAGTTACAAAATGCAGGAGTGTGGGTGGTACACATAGAGCCCCATTCTTGGCTACAGTTGCAAACTGGCCAGATGAAACTCTCAGCTGCTCAACTGCAGTAAATGTGGTATAGATGGCCTCCTCACCCAGAGACCCTCACCCTCCTCACCTGTCTTTAGCCTGCTTTCCTTCAGGACGTGGTACCGGGAGAGATAGAGAGTCACACTgactggggggagggagagaacgCAGTGGGactctcctcccctgctccaacTTTCAGCAGGTACATAGTTAGATACGCGTGTGACTGGCGAGCTGGGGAATCGGACAGCTGTGCCGTTCCAGCTTGCCTTACCTGTACTGTAGAAAACAGATTCAGCCTCCAGGAAAAGAATATCCTTGGCTGGTCTACTAGTCTCTCTGCTGGAGATCAGACGGTTGGTTTGAGCCCAAAATGGGCTTTACCTAAATGAATATGAACTGGTATCACATCTCCTAAGTCATCAAAACTCTTGTAAACTCAGCGATTAACTGacaaaacaacataaaacatGCTGAAAGTGTAATCTTTCTCATGTGAAGGAACGTGGATGACTagaaagtaactgaaaaatgaCTGTAGAGTGTGCCTTCAAATGAGAATGTTAAGGAAGACCACATACAGAAACTGGGAGCTCCAGAGACTTACGAATACAAATTGTCATTTTTCATGGGAACACAGGAATTACCATCTACTAGATTAGTTTGGCTAGCCCTGAACTTTGCCTGTGATAATCCTTAGTATGAAGGGCTTCATGGGAAGTTTTAAGAAACATCCAGGGCAAATAACTGTTGATGAGCAAGGTAAATTTTTTCCTAGTGACATCAGCTGGTGGCTAATCAACACTGTGAACAGGTCCTCTGTTAAATCTGCCCGACTTAATTGTGCATAAACACAGTAATATACCCTCATGTTCTATCAACACCTATATTTTGGTAGGTACAAAGATTGAATGTGGATATGCCCATACATATACCGAGCCCATACATTaagtttttctgaatttcttcaaCTTTCTGCCTTCAGTAAAACTTACATACTGCGTGGGATATacttaaattttattaatattctgtaCAGCCAAATATCCCCTTGTTTGTGAATAGGAGACAGGTGATTGGCAATTCCTGGTTAATTGCTTATTATTttggatgttttcattaaaggCCCTTATGTCCATGTGAGCAGTTTATGAGactaaaaacatttgttttctgtagaacTTAACCGAAATGTAAAATTGCACCATAAACACATTGGggaagttttattaaaataccaacttctaaaaatcttttctaCTTGCTAGTACATAAATATGCTGTTGAAAATAGGCAGTATACAATGAATTCAGCAGAAAACTCACAGAATCTAATTAATATGGCCTTTATTAACAccatattgttttaaaaatacttttacagtTTATTGCACAATATGAGCTTGGTAGCTACAAGAATACAACACAACAATTTTTGGTATTTATTGCATAAGAACAAGTAGCACATATTGTTCCATTACCAAGTGccaaattaaaagttaaaaatactaGGCCAAATACTAACTAAGGCTTTCAACTCAGTGTTAGATTCTGCTTTCCTTAATGAAGCAGACTTTTTATGTGTCCAGTAAGGGACTTACTCAAGATGAGTAACATTGCCAAGACATAATCTTTATGGTTTACTCATGTCACGGACTCCTACtgattttcctgtttctaaGGCTAACTTCCTTGTGACACAACAGTGATATATGACTCACTTTATTCATATCACTGGAGTTATAGGGAACTTGCTCATGTACGAAAGAGAAGGCAGCCAGATATTCAACTATTATTTATTCAATGACAGCTCTAAAAGGACTCAGTGAATTATGAGCAAAAGCTCAGAGTATAGGTGTAGTGTTTATTTGCTTGACAGAGAAAGCATCAGAAGACATTTGGTTTTAGGACTCCAAAAAATAGCAGGAATGCATCTGTGCTTTTTATGATCTGACCAGCTATTACCTGTGTGCCAATCCCAATGGCCATGACTAGAGTTATGGTAATTCCTCCTCCTTAAACACTATGGAGCTCCACAGGATTACAAGCAGAAATGCTCAGGAAAACCAAATGTAGGGCCTGCAATTCTGCCACGATTTTATGTGGGTTTTAATCTCCTGCACACAAGCATCCTTCCTGCTTGTACTGCATCTCAGAGAGATCTGATCTGAGAAAGCCTGCATCAGTCCAAAGGTTCGGGGGAAGATAAATGGCCATCTAATAATACCAACATTCAGATAACATGGTCAATTTTTCCTCCACCGTCCCTTGTTCCCCCTACAAACGGATACACAACTTAAAATGCCAGGCAGTTGTTACACTTTTCCATGCTATTCAGATTCTTGGATGTGCAAATGCCTGAATGAGCATCTAAGTTAATGACTTCCATATGTAAAAAGAACAGTCTGCCCTTCTATCTCTATGTGCCAGAGTCGGCATCCATTATGTCTACATTTCTGGGGCATGATACTAAACATGTTTCTTTCTGACAATTTGGGCCTCTAAAAATTCTCTTAAgttttgtatataaatatagTGAGGACATATTGCATCGCTTTCCATGCGAATCGTGTTATGTAGCCCTGAAAGCCAGGATATTAATGGTCTGTATAACAATCAGAAAATACCAAAGCGTAATACTGTATCATATAAAATAGTTGAAAAGATGGTAAAATGCAATGAGAGCCATTGTAGCAGAACACAGTGTTCCTTTCTCTGGGCCTTGTTCCCATTAAGGATTTAGAAATACTAGAGGGAATTTagaggagaaaagtaaaataacaaaCTCGCAGGGGCTGATCCATGAATTAAAGGTATACATTAACCTACAAGTCCACACTATACATATCAATAGCCAATATATttgcacaaaatattttgttcccaTTGTCCGAAAAAGTCTTGGTGACACATGTTTTTGAAAGCCTGGTAGTTAAAAATGTGAACAAGCAAatgtcaaaaatatttatgtaagcAAAACTATACTGGACAAGAGACCGTAACAGTTAGACAACATACATGGCCTATAAATATTGTCTGGGGCTGGAGCGAATAGtttacattttctcattttttttcctcctccatgactgccttcctttaaaaagaaagatttttagcTTCTTTCATCAGATAATGTTTATGGCAGTGAAAACTATGAAAAttggagaaaagcaaacaatgcTGATTTGATCGTATTGAAAGGTAGTGGAATGGAATAGTtccagctggaagggacctacatcaatcatctagtccaactgcctgaccactccagggctgaccaaaagttaaagcctgttattaagggcattgaccaaatgcctctttttaaggcactgacaggcatggggcattgaccacctctctaggaagcccaTTCCactgtttgaccaccctcttgtTGGAGAAACGCTTCCTAATATCAAGTCTGAATCTCCCCTGACACACTTTGAACTATTCCCATGTGTCCTGTtactggatcccagggagaagagatcagcagctccctctccacttcctcTCCTCAGGAAGTTGTGGAGAGCAAagaggtcgcccctcagccgccttttctccaaactagacaaacccagagtcctcagCTGCTTGGCATCCATCTGCCGAGCATCTGCCGAAGATGGGCTCTTTCCAGGTGGAGGAGAAGGCATGTCAGTGCCAAGGCTAGATCTGGAAGAGCGGGAAGAAAGCCCGTGCTCAAGGGCAGCAGCACGGTCACCGTTCcctggctgctttccagccgGGCAGCGCGCCGCATGTGCTGGTGCCTGGCGTTGTCCCTCCGAGGGGCAGGACTTTGCGCGTCCCCTTGTTGAGCTTGTCGGGGCTCCTGCCTTGGCAGGGTACGACCCTAGGCTGATGCAGAGAGCAGCGCCGAGTCGTGAGTCTGCGCAGGAGGAGGGATTTGGGTGCCGCTGTAGCGACGCTGCACCCAGCAGTGCAGGCTGGTAGGAGAGCAGAGCCCCGGGACGTGGGGGCAGAGGGTGCGGTGAGGAGGAGGGCGAGCCCGGGGTGATGAAGCGGTGGGGCACGGGCTGGTCCTGGAGAGCCCCCGGCTGGAAACATCTGCCCCgggagcagctgcagagatgcCGCAGGCCTGGAGCTGGGCATCACTTGCCTTTGGGTGGAACAATGAAGTAGTGCCTGGCATGTGTAGAAGGACCCATCAGTGTTAACGTCCCACCCCTCCcggcaaaaaaacaaaacagggtgAGGACAGCAACGCCACCTGCACTGTTAGTAACACTGAGactttttctgtagttttcatGCACTTATTTTATTTGGATGATTGGATTTGGGGGGCCCGGAGCCCTTGAGGGCTGGCGCGTGCCCCAGCTGATGGCCCAGTCCTGGTTTGGCCATCCCCCGAGGGACCCTCCAGGGTCACCGACGCGGTGCTGGCCTCTTGTTGGCTGGAGAGGCCTCGGAGCTGTCGGTCCTCCTCTTTGGGGCTCGCCGGGGCCTCCCAGGGGAGCGTTCACGGCCCCGGCTGGAAGCGGAGGGATCGGGCACAGCCTCCCCTGGCTCCTCCTGGCGCACTTCTTGCTCCGCAGGGATGGCAATGGGAGCAGAGGGGTGGCTGCTGGGACCCCCACCGACGGCAGCGGATGAGGTGCCGGGGAGCTCGTCTGCGCTGGATCTTgcagggctgctggaggaggctgggctggggacaaGAGACCCTCCTTGggtggcagtggggctgggggcacccgTGGGGCGGTCCTCCTGAcccccagcagcagaggcatcctgccagcccagcagaCGTTGGGTCTCTCCGCTGTGCCGTTGCGCAGTGACATGTCCATCGTGTTGGAAGAATGTCTCCTCACGGTTTTGGCGGgagacccccagcacccatcccGGAAGCTCTGTATCCATCCTTTGGCTGGTCAGGATGGTGGTGGCGGTGTCCTCCTCCATGGCTGCCTCCAACACCCTGCTGCCAAAGATCTCCTCCATCTGCCGACGGACACAGGGCTGCAGGATCTGGAGGAGCACTGGGTTGTCCCGTAAGTTGTTCAACCAGTTTGGGGGCTGGAAGATGCCCACTGGACGCCTGGGCACCCCTTCTGCAGCCCAGCGTTGGGGTGCTCCAGGGAGATGGCGGTCATGGGCAGCTGCGCGTCTGGGGGCTCCTTCCACCTGACGGACAACACCTGAGGGTGGTGTGATGATATGCTCCACGTAGTCATCATCTGCCCGCACCGAGTGCAAGATGGAGAGGATCCTCCTCTTGCAGAGAGGGCACTCGGGCTTGCTCTCAGCCCACCGCAGGATGCACGGGTAGCAGAACCGGTGGAGGCATGGCATAACAAAGCtggcctcctcccagctgcacaGGCAGATGGGACAGTGGTCCTCAGGCTCCATGGCCACGCTCTCCATGTGCTgcggtgggctggggggaacCAGGGACGTGGAACCACTCCCTCTCACTGGCGCTGCAGCAACTGGTGTCACGctagaagaggaagagagggcAGGGTCACTGTCTGGCCTGGGGATGGTGGAAGAAGTGCCCAGGTCCCCCAAGAAGAAAACCCTCCGAGCTCCCCAGGGTAAGGCGTCCCCGACCagctcacctctgctgctgcgAGCGTAGCTCCTGGGTGCCCCGGCTgcctggagctggcagggccGGGGAAAATCCTTCGACGGCTCTGGGGTCGGGCACTGAGAGCTGCAAGGAGCAACTCCCCGAGCACGACACCAGCGCCAAGGCCTCGCTCAGTGCTCCAGACCTCGCGATCTGCTCAGCTGGAGTGTGGGCACGAGCCAACTAGCTGAGACTTGGTGCCCGAATATAAGCAGTGAGGGTCGCCTGGTCACAATCCATCACTTGGGGATGTTGTAGTCCATCCCTCAGTGACATCACAACAGGCTATCCTTGCCCACGGCGCTCaccccagcagtgctgtggcCCCAGCACAGGTGTCCATTGCTGGGTGACTTCACAGTCCattgctgtggggtgggggggaagtgagtgagcagcttcgTAGTGCTTAATCGCTGGCcgggcttaaaccacaacatcatctcacagttggacaacttgtccagaagaaTGCTGTAAGGGACTGTATCAAAAGCCTTcctaaaatccagaaaagccACATCTGCCTTCTATTCACCCACTAGGAGGCCaaccttatcatagaaggatagACAGggctttccctttgtgaacccatgttgactgtgcctgatgattgcattgtcctttaaatgcctttcagtagCACCCAGTAGGatcttctgcttcatttttccaGGTGCTGAGGTCACAgtaacaggtctgtagttttCTGAGTCTTCCTGCatgcctttcttttaaattggaACACTGTTGGATAGCTCCCAGTCAGCGGGGGCCTACGTAGGCTCCCAAGACTTCTGGTAGATGATGGAGAGGGCTGCTGCCATCACATCCCCTAGCTCATTCAGTACACAGGACTGAATCCCACCAGGTCCCATGGATGTATGAACATTCAGCTGACACAGCTGGCCCCTTACAATTTCCATGTCCCCAcatggaaagtcactgttcctGCAGTCATGGTCCTCCAACTCAGGGGACCGGACAGCCCAAAGTCTATCATTagtattaaagactgaggcaaaaaaagcactgaatgtCTCCACTTCTGCACCCCTATTTGCCAGGGgaccatcttcaacaagtatGGGTCCTATATTTTCCTTGGACATCCTGTTGGTAttaacatacattaaaaatccTATCTTGTTTTCTACTACAACAATAGCCAGTTTCaactccagctgagctttggccTTTCATGTTGTATCCCTACATATGCAAACGATGGCTCTGTAATCTTCCTGTGAAGCCTGACCTTGCTTCTAGAGATCATCcaatctctttttcctcctgagttACAAGAGGAGTTTCCCTGTTGTgccaagctggtcttctgcTCCGATTGCTTGCCTTGCAACACAATGGGatggcctgctcctgtgcttaAACTGACCAGCACTCATGGACCCCAaagccctcaaaagcagattcccaggggacACTGCGAAGTAGGTCCCCGAGCAGCTTAAATTTTGGTCTCTTGAAATATGGGGTAGCAATGCTGGTgaacttttttctcattacactaaaaattttaaactcaaccaTTTTGGGATCACAGTGGCCAAGATAGCCACCTACCATCACATATCCTGTGAGTCCTTCTCTATTCAGAAATGACAAGTTGAGGATGGCACCTTTCCTAGTTGGCTTACTGAGTACTTATGACAAGAAATTATGTTCAGCCAACTCCAGGAATTTCCCAGGCTTGCTTGTCGCAGCAGTACGTTACTCCCAGCTGATGTCTGGGAAGTTGAAATCTCCCATAAGGACAAGGACTACCAATCCAGAGATTTCTCTTAATTGCCTATAGAATAATTCAGCAGTGCTAGTGTTGGTATGGAAGGGAGGTACAGTCTTCAGGTTTATGCATTAATCTACATCAGTTTCTAGATCAACAACAAATTTCCCTGTAAATCCTAGCAACACAGTGAGAGATATAGGTAAACTAAAAAGAACGCCTTGTATTTGAGAGTCTACTCCAGAACTTT
Proteins encoded:
- the NFIL3 gene encoding nuclear factor interleukin-3-regulated protein — its product is MQLRKMQTLKKEHGPVDTSSNVDKIMVLKSTLAEVSEELSTNEDILLTEASSGKSKSSACRRKREFIPDEKKDAMYWEKRRKNNEAAKRSREKRRLNDLVLENKLIALGEENATLKAELLSLKLKFGLISSAAYAQEIQKLSSSTTVYFQDYQSSKSNISSFVDEHEPSIVGSSCISVIKHSPQSSMSDVSEISSVEHTQPSRIQSNCRSPENKFQIIKQEPMELEREPRDDRGSYKASIYPSYMGATFNVYSHSPPLLQVNRSSSNSPRTSETDDGVVGKSSDGEDEQQVPKGPIHSPVEHKNVHATVKVPEVNSSALPHKLRIKAKAMQVKVEAMDNDYDATQKLSSPIDMSSKRHFELEKHGAQNLVHSSHTPFSVQVTNIQDWSLKPELWHQKELNVKIQSGCKTGVVEIKDNIYNVSESENLYLKQGIANLSAEVASLKRLITTQQISASDSG
- the LOC115337374 gene encoding uncharacterized protein LOC115337374 is translated as MESVAMEPEDHCPICLCSWEEASFVMPCLHRFCYPCILRWAESKPECPLCKRRILSILHSVRADDDYVEHIITPPSGVVRQVEGAPRRAAAHDRHLPGAPQRWAAEGVPRRPVGIFQPPNWLNNLRDNPVLLQILQPCVRRQMEEIFGSRVLEAAMEEDTATTILTSQRMDTELPGWVLGVSRQNREETFFQHDGHVTAQRHSGETQRLLGWQDASAAGGQEDRPTGAPSPTATQGGSLVPSPASSSSPARSSADELPGTSSAAVGGGPSSHPSAPIAIPAEQEVRQEEPGEAVPDPSASSRGRERSPGRPRRAPKRRTDSSEASPANKRPAPRR